From Carassius auratus strain Wakin chromosome 22, ASM336829v1, whole genome shotgun sequence, a single genomic window includes:
- the LOC113040490 gene encoding 5-hydroxytryptamine receptor 3A-like — translation MKEEVILYSDARPVISLSTPTNVTVDLTLYGILGVNEKSQVLETYLWVRMRWQIEGLSWDAAECGTKKISLPREKIWIPDIVINEFMDENRAPETYYVYVTNTGLVLDGRPFHVISSCRLDIYTFPFDFQNCTYTFNSYKHSRDDVQLFFFLPVEQIFKNSLEAMTTKGEWELIDMRAEKPLLNYLEGGWDNLIVYIVLRRRATLYVVNLLIPSSFLLSVDLFSFLLPPHSVDRASFKMTLILGYTVFLLLMNDLLPVTGNNLPLINVFFSLCLALMVASLLETIIITNIMYGSRDLPPLPKWLRILVLKYLARLACMKKSCDKHLEGKTLFGSQYIFVFQYAYTLLLCT, via the exons ATGAAAGAGGAAGTCATCCTCTACAGCGATGCAAGGCCAGTTATAAGTCTGAGCACTCCCACCAACGTCACCGTGGACTTGACTCTCTATGGGATCTTAGGAGTG AATGAAAAATCACAGGTGTTGGAAACATATCTGTGGGTGAGGATG aGGTGGCAGATTGAAGGTTTGAGCTGGGATGCTGCTGAGTGTGGAACGAAAAAGATCTCACTACCAAGAGAGAAGATATGGATTCCAGACATTGTCATTAATGAATT CATGGATGAAAACCGAGCACCAGAAACATATTACGTCTATGTGACCAACACTGGTCTGGTGCTTGACGGACGGCCGTTTCACGTGATCAGCTCCTGCAGACTGGACATCTACACCTTTCCATTTGATTTTCAAAACTGTACATACACGTTCAACTCTTATAAACACTCTC GTGATGATGTTCAGTTGTTCTTCTTTCTGCCAGTGGAGCAGATATTCAAAAACTCTCTTGAAGCGATGACAACTAAAGGAGAGTGGGAGCTGATAGACATGAGGGCAGAAAAACCTTTACTAAACTATCTGGAAGGAGGATGGGATAACCTCATTGTTTAT ATTGTCCTGAGACGTCGAGCTACGCTGTATGTGGTGAACCTCCTGATTCCCAGCAGCTTCCTGCTTTCTGTGGATCTCTTCAGCTTCCTACTGCCTCCTCATAGTGTGGACCGTGCTTCCTTCAAAATGACCCTCATCTTGGGTTACACCGTCTTCTTGCTGCTAATGAACGACCTGCTGCCCGTCACAGGAAACAACTTACCACTCATAA ATGTGTTTTTCTCACTCTGTTTGGCCTTGATGGTAGCAAGTCTCCTTGagaccatcatcatcaccaataTCATGTATGGTTCCCGTGACTTACCTCCCTTACCCAAGTGGCTCAGGATTCTGGTCCTGAAATATCTTGCTCGACTTGCTTGTATGAAGAAATCTTGTGATAAACACCTTGAAGGTAAGACTCTTTTTGGAAGCCAATATATTTTTGTCTTCCAGTACGCTTACACATTATTGTTGTGCACCTGA
- the LOC113039759 gene encoding 5-hydroxytryptamine receptor 3C-like: protein METKGEWQLIDITARKSVNSSYFNMDGLDSWDEIIYQIVLKRRPTLYVVNLLIPSYCLITVDLFSFLLPPQKMDRSAFKMTLILGYTVFLLLMNDLLPVTGDTIPLINVFFSLCLALMVASLLETIAVTNILCGSSDYPPLPNWVKVLFLHYLARLVCLRKKVSDQNSDPQSESRNS, encoded by the exons ATGGAGACTAAAGGAGAGTGGCAGCTGATCGACATAACCGCCAGAAAATCTGTCAACTCATCATACTTTAACATGGACGGATTGGACAGTTGGGATGAAATCATTTACCAA ATCGTCCTGAAGCGCAGACCAACTCTGTATGTGGTGAACCTGCTGATCCCCAGCTACTGCCTGATTACCGTAGATCTGTTCAGCTTCCTCCTGCCTCCTCAGAAAATGGATCGCTCTGCCTTTAAAATGACCTTGATCTTAGGCTACAccgtcttcctcctcctcatgaaCGATCTGCTTCCGGTTACAGGAGACACCATCCCTCTTATAA atgtgtttttctctctgtgtttagCGCTGATGGTGGCCAGTCTATTGGAGACAATTGCCGTTACTAATATTCTCTGTGGCTCGAGTGATTATCCCCCTCTACCAAACTGGGTTAAAGTATTGTTCCTGCATTACCTGGCTCGACTGGTTTGCTTGCGCAAGAAAGTCTCTGACCAGAATTCAGACCCTCAAAGTGAGTCTCGTAACAGCTAA